The Streptomyces sp. NBC_00440 genome contains a region encoding:
- a CDS encoding ABC transporter substrate-binding protein: protein MRSPSRRRPRALLAQAASGALLISLSGCWTGAGGSGSGGDSINVLMVNNPQMTELQKLTAAHFTRETGIKVNFTVLPENDVRDKISQDFANQAGQYDVATLSNYEIPIYARNGWLHDLGPYTAKDTAFDQKDILPALRQSLTGDDKKLYGEPFYGESSMLMYRKDVFAQKHLTMPAHPTWQQVADLAAKADGAKPGMKGICLRGLPGWGELIAPLTTVVNTFGGTWFDKDWKARLDAPAFKQAVNFYVQLVRQHGESGAAQSGFAECLNDLTQSKTAMWYDATSAAGSLESAKSPVKGKIGYAPAPVEKTDNSGWLYTWAWGIQKTSRNPDKAWKFISWASGKQYEQLVGKETGWSDAPAGKRASTYADPSYRKASAAFGDVTLNAIRSAKPGNPGVQPRPAPGIQFVGIPEFTDLGTKVSQEISAAIAGRKSVDSAIAASQRLAAKIAKEYEGR from the coding sequence ATGCGAAGCCCGAGCCGACGGAGGCCGCGCGCACTGCTCGCGCAGGCCGCATCGGGGGCGCTGCTCATCAGCCTGTCCGGCTGCTGGACCGGCGCCGGAGGAAGCGGGTCCGGCGGGGACTCGATCAATGTGCTGATGGTCAACAACCCGCAGATGACAGAGTTGCAGAAGCTCACCGCCGCCCACTTCACCCGCGAGACGGGCATCAAGGTGAACTTCACCGTGCTGCCCGAGAACGACGTACGCGACAAGATCAGCCAGGACTTCGCCAACCAGGCGGGCCAGTACGACGTCGCGACGCTGAGCAACTACGAGATCCCGATCTACGCCAGGAACGGCTGGCTGCACGACCTCGGCCCGTACACGGCCAAGGACACCGCGTTCGACCAGAAGGACATCCTGCCCGCGCTGCGGCAATCGCTCACCGGGGACGACAAGAAGCTCTACGGCGAGCCCTTCTACGGCGAGTCGTCCATGCTGATGTACCGCAAGGACGTCTTCGCGCAGAAGCACCTGACCATGCCCGCCCACCCCACCTGGCAGCAGGTCGCCGATCTGGCCGCGAAGGCCGACGGCGCGAAACCGGGGATGAAGGGCATCTGTCTGCGCGGCCTGCCCGGCTGGGGCGAGCTGATCGCGCCGCTGACCACCGTGGTCAACACCTTCGGCGGGACCTGGTTCGACAAGGACTGGAAGGCCCGGCTCGACGCCCCCGCCTTCAAGCAGGCCGTCAACTTCTACGTCCAACTGGTGCGTCAGCACGGCGAGTCGGGGGCCGCGCAGTCCGGCTTCGCCGAGTGCCTCAACGACCTCACCCAGTCGAAGACCGCCATGTGGTACGACGCGACCTCCGCCGCCGGCTCGCTGGAGTCGGCCAAGTCCCCGGTCAAGGGCAAGATCGGCTACGCACCCGCGCCGGTCGAGAAGACGGACAACTCCGGGTGGCTCTACACCTGGGCCTGGGGCATCCAGAAGACCTCCCGCAACCCGGACAAGGCCTGGAAGTTCATCTCCTGGGCTTCGGGCAAGCAGTACGAGCAGCTCGTCGGCAAGGAGACCGGCTGGTCCGACGCCCCGGCCGGGAAACGCGCGTCCACCTACGCCGACCCCTCCTACCGCAAGGCGTCCGCCGCGTTCGGGGACGTCACGCTCAACGCCATCAGAAGTGCCAAGCCCGGCAACCCGGGGGTCCAGCCGCGCCCCGCGCCCGGAATCCAGTTCGTCGGCATCCCCGAGTTCACGGACCTCGGCACCAAGGTCTCCCAGGAGATCAGCGCCGCCATCGCCGGGCGCAAGTCCGTCGATTCGGCCATCGCCGCATCCCAGCGGCTCGCCGCGAAGATCGCGAAGGAGTACGAGGGACGATGA
- a CDS encoding NAD-dependent epimerase/dehydratase family protein: protein MPAPRTILLTGAAGGLGTLMRGLLPAYGYELRLFDAVPVEGEPAAITADLADKEALREAVRGVDAVIHLAGISLESSFDKILRANIEGTYNLYEAAREAGTGRIVFASSNHAVGYTPSPGSRVPAAPGTLIPVDTPRRPDTYYGLSKCFGEDLAQLYWDKFGQETVSVRIGSCFAEPTSVRMLSVWMSPQDGARLFHAALTADGVGHSVVYGSSANTRIWWDLSSARALGYEPQDDSEPYAAELIAEQGELDPANPAHSHLGGPFLTDPPIWPR, encoded by the coding sequence ATGCCCGCTCCCCGCACCATCCTGCTCACCGGAGCCGCCGGAGGCCTCGGCACCCTGATGCGGGGCCTGTTGCCCGCGTACGGCTATGAGCTGCGCCTCTTCGATGCCGTACCGGTCGAGGGCGAACCCGCGGCGATCACCGCGGACCTGGCCGACAAGGAGGCGCTGCGCGAGGCGGTGCGGGGAGTCGACGCCGTCATCCATCTCGCCGGTATCTCCCTCGAATCGTCCTTCGACAAGATCCTCCGGGCCAACATCGAGGGCACGTACAACCTCTACGAGGCGGCCCGCGAGGCGGGCACCGGACGGATCGTCTTCGCCTCGTCCAACCACGCGGTGGGCTACACCCCGAGCCCGGGGAGCCGGGTGCCGGCCGCCCCGGGCACGTTGATCCCGGTCGACACCCCGCGCAGGCCGGACACGTACTACGGGCTCTCCAAGTGCTTCGGGGAGGATCTGGCGCAGCTGTACTGGGACAAGTTCGGCCAGGAGACGGTGTCCGTCCGGATCGGCTCCTGCTTCGCCGAGCCGACGTCCGTCCGGATGCTCTCCGTCTGGATGAGCCCGCAGGACGGCGCGCGGCTCTTCCACGCGGCCCTGACCGCCGACGGCGTCGGCCACTCGGTGGTCTACGGCTCTTCGGCCAACACCCGTATCTGGTGGGACCTCTCGTCGGCGCGGGCGCTGGGGTACGAGCCGCAGGACGACTCCGAGCCGTACGCGGCTGAGCTCATCGCCGAACAGGGCGAGCTCGACCCGGCGAACCCGGCCCACTCCCACCTCGGCGGACCGTTCCTCACCGACCCGCCGATCTGGCCGCGCTGA
- a CDS encoding D-alanyl-D-alanine carboxypeptidase family protein → MGSHARPNRIHRTGVRIAMVALVGAALPLAAGGLAEAATPGATHSADDNGAQGSEATTPAGQNQHVQQQSQPAQHAVRAADAQNAQDTKDQAGPQISADHAFLLDARDGSQEREMWAGAKADESVPMASTTKIMTALVVLKHPEWLNHQITVKQEYRDYVQQVGGSTADLQTGDTLTVEQLMHAMLLPSGDDAAMALADNLGSGATQDARIADFVSQMNAEAQQLGLTGTHFDTFDGVSHGNNHSTARDLAKLGQRAMLQPVFADIVKEKQFKTEAPAANGHTRYYTWNTTNELLGTYDGALGVKTGSGPEDGYCFVFAAKRDNRTLVGAILKDKDDASRFGDATKMLDWGFAH, encoded by the coding sequence ATGGGTTCCCACGCCCGCCCCAACCGGATCCACCGCACCGGAGTCCGGATCGCGATGGTCGCACTGGTCGGAGCCGCCCTGCCGCTCGCCGCCGGCGGCCTCGCCGAGGCGGCCACCCCCGGTGCCACGCACTCCGCCGACGACAACGGCGCGCAGGGCAGCGAGGCCACCACCCCGGCCGGCCAGAACCAGCACGTGCAGCAGCAGTCGCAGCCGGCGCAGCACGCCGTCAGGGCCGCCGACGCTCAGAACGCCCAGGACACGAAGGATCAGGCCGGTCCGCAGATCAGCGCCGATCACGCCTTCCTGCTGGATGCCCGCGACGGCAGCCAGGAGCGGGAGATGTGGGCCGGGGCCAAGGCCGACGAGAGCGTCCCGATGGCCAGCACCACCAAGATCATGACCGCCCTGGTGGTGCTCAAGCACCCCGAGTGGCTGAACCACCAGATCACGGTGAAGCAGGAATACCGGGACTACGTCCAGCAGGTCGGCGGCAGCACCGCCGACCTCCAGACCGGTGACACGCTGACCGTCGAGCAGCTGATGCACGCCATGCTGCTCCCGTCCGGTGACGACGCCGCGATGGCCCTGGCCGACAACCTCGGCTCCGGGGCCACCCAGGATGCCCGGATCGCGGACTTCGTGAGCCAGATGAACGCCGAGGCGCAGCAACTCGGCCTCACCGGCACACATTTCGACACCTTCGACGGCGTCTCGCACGGCAACAACCACAGCACCGCCCGCGATCTGGCCAAGCTCGGCCAGCGCGCGATGCTGCAGCCGGTGTTCGCCGACATCGTGAAGGAAAAGCAGTTCAAGACCGAGGCCCCGGCGGCCAACGGCCACACCCGGTACTACACCTGGAACACCACCAACGAGCTGCTGGGCACGTACGACGGTGCCCTGGGCGTCAAGACCGGAAGTGGCCCCGAGGACGGCTACTGCTTCGTCTTCGCCGCCAAGCGGGACAACCGCACCCTGGTCGGCGCGATCCTCAAGGACAAGGACGACGCCTCCCGCTTCGGCGACGCCACCAAGATGCTCGACTGGGGCTTCGCCCACTGA
- a CDS encoding AraC family transcriptional regulator yields the protein MRHAGRGPQLKTEILDGVAITCAYRPTLPVSAMAEPSLAVVGQGVKRTILNGVPHDYRAGQYLVVSVDLPVTGQALEADEDEPFVVFSMTLDPAAIAPLLLETGNTTKPPAFTGLAVSDATPELLDPVVRLLRLLCRPDDLRVLAPGIEREILWRLITGDQGALVRQIGLANSSIAHISRTIRWIRRHYDEPLRIADLADLAGMSPSAFHRHFRSATSMTPIQFQKQIRLREARALLLTGPVDVADIGHRVGYGSPSQFSREYRKAFGAPPGRDAARHAEHG from the coding sequence GTGCGCCACGCAGGCCGCGGCCCGCAGCTGAAGACGGAGATCCTGGACGGCGTGGCCATCACCTGCGCGTACCGTCCCACCCTCCCGGTGAGCGCGATGGCGGAACCGTCGCTCGCGGTCGTCGGCCAGGGCGTCAAGCGCACGATCCTGAACGGCGTGCCCCACGACTACCGGGCGGGGCAGTACCTCGTCGTGTCGGTCGACCTGCCGGTGACCGGTCAGGCGCTCGAAGCCGATGAGGACGAACCCTTCGTCGTCTTCAGCATGACGCTGGACCCGGCGGCGATCGCACCGCTGCTCCTGGAGACCGGCAACACCACGAAACCGCCCGCCTTCACGGGCCTCGCGGTCAGCGACGCGACGCCCGAACTGCTCGATCCGGTCGTCCGGCTGCTGCGCCTGCTGTGTCGCCCGGACGACCTCCGGGTGCTCGCACCCGGCATCGAACGGGAGATCCTGTGGCGTCTCATCACCGGTGACCAGGGCGCGCTGGTCCGCCAGATCGGCCTCGCCAACAGCAGCATCGCGCACATCTCCCGCACGATCCGCTGGATCCGCCGGCACTACGACGAACCGCTGCGCATCGCGGACCTCGCCGACCTGGCCGGTATGAGTCCGTCGGCCTTCCACCGGCACTTCCGCTCCGCGACCTCGATGACCCCGATCCAGTTCCAGAAGCAGATCCGGCTGCGGGAGGCGCGCGCCCTGCTCCTGACAGGACCGGTGGACGTCGCGGACATCGGCCACCGGGTGGGCTACGGGAGCCCGTCCCAGTTCAGCCGCGAGTACCGCAAGGCGTTCGGCGCCCCGCCAGGCCGGGACGCGGCCCGGCACGCGGAGCACGGCTGA
- a CDS encoding DeoR/GlpR family DNA-binding transcription regulator has translation MSAEQRRREIVRSARKAGSVDVTELSARLGVAKETVRRDLRALEDHGLVRRTHGGAYPVESAGFETTLDFRTTMHVPEKRRIAEAAAQLLGDAETVFIDEGFTPQLIAECLPHDRPLTVVTASLVTAGALALAERTTVLLLGGRLRSGTLATVDHWTTRMLSGFVIDLAFIGANGISREHGLTTPDPAVGEVKAQAVRAARRRVFAGNHTKFGASSFCRFAHVTDFETIVTSTLLPAPEAHRYSLLGPQVIRV, from the coding sequence GTGAGCGCGGAGCAGCGCCGGAGGGAGATCGTCCGGTCCGCCCGGAAAGCGGGCTCGGTCGATGTCACCGAGCTGTCCGCACGGCTGGGCGTGGCCAAGGAGACCGTGCGCCGCGATCTGCGCGCGCTGGAGGACCACGGGCTGGTGCGGCGGACGCACGGCGGCGCCTACCCGGTGGAGAGCGCGGGCTTCGAGACCACCCTGGACTTCCGGACGACGATGCACGTACCGGAGAAGCGGCGGATCGCCGAGGCGGCGGCCCAGCTGCTCGGCGACGCCGAAACGGTCTTCATCGACGAGGGGTTCACCCCGCAGCTGATCGCCGAATGCCTGCCGCACGACCGCCCGCTGACCGTGGTCACCGCCTCCCTGGTGACGGCGGGGGCACTGGCGCTGGCCGAGCGCACGACGGTCCTGCTGCTCGGCGGCCGGCTGCGCTCGGGCACCCTGGCCACGGTCGACCACTGGACGACCCGGATGCTGTCCGGGTTCGTCATCGACCTGGCTTTCATCGGTGCCAACGGGATCTCCCGCGAACACGGTCTGACCACCCCCGACCCGGCGGTCGGCGAGGTCAAGGCGCAGGCGGTCAGGGCCGCCAGGCGCCGGGTGTTCGCCGGGAACCACACCAAGTTCGGTGCGTCGAGCTTCTGCCGGTTCGCCCATGTCACCGACTTCGAAACCATCGTCACCAGCACCCTGCTGCCCGCGCCCGAGGCACACCGCTACTCCCTGCTGGGACCGCAGGTCATCCGAGTCTGA
- a CDS encoding 5-dehydro-4-deoxyglucarate dehydratase, translating to MSSAPLAGRLDGLLFFPVTPYGPDGAVDLDAFRAHVRSGIDSGAAAVFACCGTGEFHALGPEEFGAVVAAAVEVSAGRVPVVAGAGYGTALAVQFARTAQEAGADGLLAMPPYLVTAGQDGLVRHYTALAAATTLDIIVYQRDNAVFTPETVVALARVDGIIGLKDGHGDLDLMQRIISAVRTELPGRDFLYFNGLPTAELTALSYRAIGVTLYSSAVFCFAPDIALAFYRALRSGDDATVNRLLDAFYRPLVELRNQRRGYAVSLIKAGVRLGGLDVGEVRPPLGEPTPEHIAQLAAIIERGRAALAVPAGAGERA from the coding sequence GTGTCCTCAGCCCCGCTCGCCGGCCGACTTGATGGTCTGCTGTTCTTCCCCGTGACTCCGTACGGGCCGGACGGCGCCGTCGACCTCGATGCCTTCCGGGCGCATGTGCGCAGCGGCATCGACTCCGGCGCGGCCGCGGTCTTCGCCTGCTGCGGCACGGGTGAGTTCCACGCCCTCGGCCCGGAGGAGTTCGGCGCGGTCGTCGCCGCCGCGGTCGAGGTGAGCGCGGGCCGGGTGCCGGTCGTCGCCGGCGCCGGATACGGCACGGCGCTCGCCGTCCAGTTCGCGAGGACCGCGCAGGAGGCGGGCGCCGACGGGCTCCTCGCCATGCCGCCGTACCTCGTCACGGCGGGCCAGGACGGTCTGGTCCGCCACTACACGGCGCTCGCGGCGGCCACCACGCTCGACATCATCGTCTACCAGCGCGACAACGCGGTGTTCACGCCCGAGACGGTCGTGGCCCTCGCCCGGGTCGACGGGATCATCGGGCTCAAGGACGGGCACGGCGACCTCGACCTGATGCAGCGCATCATCAGCGCGGTCCGCACCGAGCTGCCCGGCCGGGACTTCCTCTACTTCAACGGGCTGCCCACCGCCGAACTCACCGCGCTCTCCTACCGCGCCATCGGCGTGACGCTCTACTCGTCAGCGGTCTTCTGCTTCGCCCCGGACATCGCGCTCGCCTTCTACCGCGCGCTGCGCTCCGGTGACGACGCGACGGTGAACCGGCTGCTCGACGCCTTCTACCGGCCGCTCGTCGAGCTGCGCAACCAGCGGCGCGGGTACGCGGTGTCGCTGATCAAGGCCGGGGTACGGCTCGGCGGGCTGGATGTCGGCGAGGTCCGCCCGCCGCTCGGTGAGCCCACCCCCGAGCACATCGCACAGCTCGCCGCCATCATCGAGCGGGGCCGCGCGGCACTGGCCGTCCCGGCGGGCGCGGGGGAGCGGGCGTGA
- a CDS encoding HAD family acid phosphatase, with protein sequence MPSRLARISACTVALAAAGSALYGIGVATADNSVPRTDREIPNVTKVEDSINAYYGGTADASGAYQASPKSNYAKQVEGIEARAKRQIAGAAHRTGHGRKPAIVLDVDDTTLLTYDYEKKNGFAYNATAFNDYVQSARSIAVFGMSDVVNYAAKKGVTVFFLTGRDETQRTASATNLTRAGYQVPVDRSHFYLKDPNAAPPYLSCGTPKWTCTTVQFKAGTRKHIESLGYDIVANFGDQYSDLSGGYADKTYKIPNPMYFLP encoded by the coding sequence ATGCCCTCCAGACTCGCCAGGATCTCCGCGTGTACGGTCGCCCTCGCCGCGGCCGGCAGCGCCCTCTACGGCATCGGCGTCGCCACCGCCGACAATTCAGTACCGCGGACGGACCGGGAGATCCCCAACGTCACCAAGGTCGAAGACAGCATCAACGCCTACTACGGCGGTACGGCGGACGCCTCGGGCGCCTACCAGGCCTCGCCGAAGAGCAACTACGCCAAGCAGGTCGAAGGCATCGAGGCGCGGGCGAAGCGGCAGATCGCCGGGGCCGCCCACCGCACCGGCCACGGCCGCAAGCCCGCCATCGTGCTGGACGTGGACGACACGACGCTGCTCACCTACGACTACGAGAAGAAGAACGGCTTCGCCTACAACGCAACCGCCTTCAACGACTACGTCCAGAGCGCGCGGTCGATCGCGGTCTTCGGGATGTCCGACGTCGTCAACTACGCCGCGAAGAAGGGCGTTACGGTCTTCTTCCTGACCGGACGTGACGAGACGCAGCGCACCGCTTCGGCCACCAACCTGACCCGGGCCGGATACCAGGTGCCCGTGGACAGGTCCCACTTCTACCTCAAGGACCCGAACGCGGCCCCGCCCTATCTGAGCTGCGGTACGCCGAAGTGGACCTGCACCACGGTCCAGTTCAAGGCCGGGACGAGGAAGCACATCGAGTCGCTCGGTTACGACATCGTCGCCAACTTCGGGGACCAGTACTCCGACCTCAGCGGCGGTTACGCCGACAAGACGTACAAGATCCCGAACCCGATGTACTTCCTGCCGTGA
- a CDS encoding aldo/keto reductase, translated as MKRRTLGSTGISVSEIALGAMMFGSLGNADHGDAIRIIHSALDAGINVIDTADVYSRGESEEIVGKAVKGRRDGLVIATKFGRPMGDDPNQRGGSRRWIVRAVEDSLRRLGTDYIDLYQIHRPDHRTETGETLAALSDLVQAGKIRAFGSSMFPAEMMVEAQWTAERRGSHRFLTEQPMYSIFTRRPEAAVLPTALRHGLGVLTFSPLNSGWLSGRADLPATHRARLMSSVFPSHYDTSTPAGALKAAALARLTVLAEEAGMTLPQLAIAFVRAHPAVSTVLIGPRTQEQLDGLLHGAGTGLPHTGLSHTRLPRTELSDIELSDEILDRIDEIVPPGTDLDPADNYAAAPPAIEDARLRRRR; from the coding sequence ATGAAGCGCAGGACCCTCGGGTCGACCGGAATATCCGTCAGCGAGATCGCGCTCGGCGCGATGATGTTCGGGAGTCTGGGCAACGCGGACCACGGGGACGCGATCCGTATCATCCACAGCGCGCTCGACGCCGGGATCAATGTCATCGACACGGCCGACGTCTACTCCAGGGGCGAGTCCGAGGAGATCGTCGGCAAGGCCGTCAAGGGCCGCAGGGACGGCCTGGTCATCGCGACGAAGTTCGGACGGCCGATGGGCGACGACCCGAACCAGCGGGGCGGCTCACGGCGGTGGATCGTACGCGCGGTCGAGGACAGCCTCCGCCGGCTCGGCACCGACTACATCGACCTCTACCAGATCCACCGGCCCGACCACCGGACCGAGACCGGCGAGACGCTCGCCGCGCTGTCCGACCTCGTACAGGCAGGCAAGATCAGGGCGTTCGGATCGTCCATGTTCCCTGCGGAGATGATGGTCGAGGCGCAGTGGACGGCGGAGCGGCGCGGATCCCACCGGTTCCTGACCGAGCAGCCCATGTACTCCATCTTCACCCGCAGGCCGGAGGCCGCCGTGCTCCCGACCGCGCTCCGCCACGGACTGGGTGTGCTGACCTTCAGTCCGCTGAACAGCGGCTGGCTCTCCGGGCGGGCGGACCTCCCGGCCACCCACCGGGCCAGGCTGATGTCGTCCGTCTTCCCGTCGCACTACGACACGTCCACTCCGGCCGGTGCGCTGAAGGCCGCGGCGCTCGCCCGGCTCACGGTGCTCGCGGAGGAGGCGGGGATGACGCTGCCGCAGCTCGCGATCGCCTTCGTACGCGCGCATCCGGCGGTCTCCACGGTCCTGATCGGTCCCCGTACACAGGAACAGCTGGACGGGCTTCTCCATGGTGCCGGGACCGGGCTGCCTCACACCGGGCTGTCTCACACACGGCTGCCCCGTACCGAACTGTCGGACATCGAGCTGTCGGACGAGATCCTCGACCGGATCGACGAGATCGTCCCGCCGGGAACCGACCTCGACCCGGCGGACAACTACGCGGCCGCACCGCCCGCGATCGAGGACGCGAGGCTGCGCCGCCGCCGGTAG
- a CDS encoding GNAT family N-acetyltransferase, whose translation MDLEAVRAEFDLRMRRDAPPDGPGSVVERVGDVVRQTGPDADSWNGVVWSGLDSATADAAIAGEVRHFTALNREFEWKLYAHDRPADLADRLVAAGFTPEPPETLMVAEVRSLPTEVRLPAGVELRPVTDAAGVALMTRAHEAAFGEDGSRIHQQVLNRLTDDPDSLAAVVAMAGDEPVCAARMEFCPGTGFASLWGGGTAPAWRGRGIYRALVAHRAGIAAARGVRLLQVDASDDSRPILQRLGFAALTTTTPHVYGVRG comes from the coding sequence ATGGATCTCGAAGCGGTACGGGCGGAGTTCGACCTTCGGATGCGGCGGGACGCTCCCCCGGACGGCCCCGGCAGCGTGGTCGAACGTGTCGGCGACGTCGTGCGGCAGACCGGTCCGGACGCCGACAGCTGGAACGGTGTCGTCTGGTCCGGGCTCGACTCGGCCACCGCCGATGCGGCGATCGCCGGGGAGGTCCGGCATTTCACCGCGCTGAACCGCGAGTTCGAGTGGAAGCTGTACGCCCACGACCGCCCGGCCGACCTGGCGGACCGGCTCGTGGCGGCCGGGTTCACACCCGAGCCGCCGGAGACCCTGATGGTCGCCGAGGTCCGGTCGCTGCCGACCGAGGTGCGGCTGCCCGCAGGGGTGGAGCTGCGTCCCGTGACCGATGCGGCCGGGGTGGCTCTCATGACACGCGCGCACGAGGCGGCGTTCGGCGAGGACGGTTCACGGATCCACCAGCAGGTGCTGAACCGGCTGACCGATGACCCGGATTCGCTGGCCGCGGTGGTGGCGATGGCCGGTGACGAACCGGTCTGCGCGGCGCGGATGGAGTTCTGTCCGGGCACCGGCTTCGCCAGTCTCTGGGGCGGCGGCACGGCCCCGGCCTGGCGTGGTCGCGGCATCTACCGCGCCCTGGTCGCCCACCGCGCGGGAATCGCCGCCGCACGCGGCGTCCGCCTCCTCCAGGTCGACGCGTCCGACGACAGCCGCCCGATCCTCCAGCGGCTGGGCTTCGCCGCGCTCACCACCACGACCCCCCATGTGTACGGGGTGCGCGGCTAG